TGTAGATCGCGCAGCACCTGGTGCCGCAAAGCCGAGTGGGTAATAAAGTTGCTGTTTGCGGGCTCCCGCTGCTTTCCGGGATCGTTGTCCGTCAGGCGATCCAGCAGCGAGGGCTGCATTTTGTCGCGCGCGCCCACTCTCTCCTGCTTGCTGCGGGCTTGCCAGCCGCTGCGCAGCAGATCGCCTTCGCCAGCGGGTTTACTCATGCTCGCTGCCTGCCGTAAAGGTGATCAGGCTGAGTGACAGCAGCGGACTTTCACTCTGCTCACTGAGCCACGCCTTCTGACCCAGCCCTTGATACAGCACGCCGTCGTCATCCAGCGGCAGCCATTCCGTCGCCCGACCCAGCTTGACCGCGTCAGCCGCCTCGGGCTCAAAGGGATAGCGCGCCGGAAGCTGGCAGACCTGCTCGGTGCCATCGGTCAGGCGCACCAGCGCGTGACGCCACACCAGGTCGGTGACGCTGGCCGGGGCCTGAAAACGGATCTCTTCGATGGCGCTAAAGGGCAACCAGAAATAGCGGCCGTTGAGGATAGTTTCACAGACCGGCCCCAGGCGCGCGTCGCCATCCATCAGCCATGCAAAGTCCTGGGTCTCTTCATTCTCAAACGTAAGCACGCCAGCGCTGGCCTCAGCCTGCTCCAGCGCCTCCAGGCATAGCGTCCGGGCGCGCTCCCCGGTTTCAGCCAGCGCCGAGGCGAGCGTAGCCAGCCAGGGCCACTGCGTATCCGGCATCGACGGGCGCGCCAGGCCTGCCAGAACCTGAGCGCGCTGCAGTTCCCCCTGCATGGCCTGCTCAAGCAGCGTCACGGTAGGCTTCGCCTGTGGCTTCATTGCCAGCCAGCTTTTCAGCTGGGTTATCGCCCGCGTCCAGTTACCGCTCAGGGCCAAAAACTGGACAAAAGCGGCGCGCAGATCGGCGTCCGCCGGACGGGATTTGATCTCAGTTTCCAGGCGCAGCAGGGCGTCATTAATCGACTCATCACCCAGATGTTGATAAAGCGTATTCATAGCTGCTCCTTAATTCGCGGCGCGCCAGGCACCTACCGCAGGATCGCGCAGCTGCGGGCGCAGCGCATCGACCAGGACAATATTGAGCGTGGCATTCGGTGCCAGCCACGGGGTCCAGAGCTGTTTCACGGCCTGCAAACGCGCCTGCAGTTGCGCATCGTCGCTGGCCAGCTCCTGAGAGACCTGAACCACTACCGTACCTTCGCTCTTCCAGCTGTTTAGCGCGCTGTCGTAAGGCAGGATCATCCAGCTCTGCTCGCTACCTTTGGTGCTGAAAACCATACGCTCTTTATTCACGGAAGTGATGAGTACATCATCCGCATTAACGCTGTCGCTCAGGCCAGTGACCGGGAAGCCGTGGACATAGGTCACCGGAGTCTCCTGCTGCCCGCTGTTGCTGGCCTGCGTCATCACAGCATGACCGCTCAGCCAGCTACCTTTTTCGCAGCTCGCCGTGCCGGATGCCGGAATAAACAGCGCCGGTGCGGCCGCGCCGCCCTGCCAGAAGGTACGCAGATGGCAGCCGTTTTGCAGGGTAAACTCCTGCCATGGCGTGCGATCCGCCGCGACCGAGAGCGTTTCCGGATTAACGGCTGGCGGGACCAGGGCGTTATTAGTCGTTGTAGCTACCTGCGGCTGTGACTGCGGCTGCGACTGCTTGACTGCGACCGCCCACTCCTTGTTTTTACTCGCCGTCCCCTGGGCCAGTGTTGTACCCGCAGGATCGTTCAGCGTCCACGACAGCTGCTGAAGCTTGCCGCACTGGTTTTCCAGCAGTGCGCCCAGGCGAGGCATAAAGCTGTCGAGTATAGAGACCTCTTTATTGCCGTTCGCCACGATACGTAACGCGACGTCTTGCTTACACCAGCTCTGCGGCGTTTTGTCCTTGATATCGTCTATCCAGATATCCAGCTTTTGTGAAGGCGACTGCACGATGCGATAGTTCTCAGCCTGTGCGGTGCCCGCTACAGCCAGAAGCGCTAAACCCGATAGCCAAAGTTTCATATAAGTCCTTGTATGCCTAATCAATCCAGTACGGGAAAAAACTGAGCTGCATCAGAGAGCGTATGCAGCAAGGTGGTGTCCTGCGGGTTGCCCATCCACACCGCAACGGCGGTGTAGTTATCCTGAGCGCTGCCCTCGCTTTCACTGTTTTTTTGAATGAGCTGCTGCATTAGCGTCAGCCACTCCTGCGGCGTGTTGACCATATGCAGCGACTGTTTCATTTGCTCTTCGCTAACGCCGTGCCAGAAGCCGTCGGTACACAGCAGAAAGACATCGCCATCTTCGACCGGGACCACATCGCTGTAGCTCGCTTCCGGACCGCCGTTCTCGATGCCCAGCGCCAGATAGAGCAGATTGCTGTTGATGTTATCCGTCTGGTGCCCGGCATCTTTCATCTGCTGGATCAGGCTGTGGTCGGTGGTCACATGGGAGAGCCAGCCGCGACGAAACAGGTAGAGGCGGCTATCGCCCGCGTGCGCCCAGTAGGCCAGCTTGTAGTCACGATCGATAAACAGGCTGACCAGCGTGGTACCCATTCGGCGGTAGTCCTGCACCGCCTGCTGTTCGCTGAGGATGGCGCGGTTTGCCTGCTGAATATAGTCGGGAATTTCCTGCGCATTTAGATGCTTATCGCCGTCGAAGCGCGAGATAATGCTGTTGCGGGCAAGCTCAGCCGCGACGTCGCCGCCCGGCAGGCCCGCGATACCGTCACATACCACGAAGCAGGCCGCGCGCTCCCCGATGTTTTCTCCCGTCTGATCCTGGTTACTGGCGCGCGTTCCCTGGCGGGAGAGAGAGGCCGTTGCGATATTCATTCTTCTTCCGATCCGCTTTGTGAGTCTTTGTACTGATTGACCTCCATGTCATAGGCATGCAGGAAGGCTTCGCCAAACAGGGTATGGAAGTCATCTTCAATTTCGCCTGCCGTCTGGCCGTAGGAGCGAACAAAGTAGTCCCACAGCGCGGCTTTACGGCTGCCCGGCAGAGACAGACGCGACGTCACGCCATCGAGCTTCGCTTGCTCTTCGAGCTGCTCTGGGTTAAAGGATTGCAGCATGGCGGCGATGATGGCGCGGATGCCGGAGATCATGCCCAGCTGGTGCGCCTGAAGATCGATCAGCGCATCGCGTACCGATTTTTTCGGCGGCATAAAGCCCGGCATGCGGGTACCAAACATCTGCATCAGCACCGTTTTCCCGGAAGGAAGCAGCTTGAACGGGTTGTTGGCGTCGTCCAGTACCATCGTCATGTCCGCTTTCACGCCGCGTTTGAGGATCGATCGCGACGAGAGGAGTGCCACCGTCCCCTGAGAGAACATGCTCAGCATCTGGCCAAGCTGGCGCATATTTTCCCGGTCGAACTGCGGCGTCGGCTGCATATCGCCAAGGCCCATACCTTCCAGCAGTGCCTCCAGCAGTTCGCCCTGCAGTACGTCGCCCCGGGCAGGCTGGGACGAGGAGGCAGAGGCGGCGTTTTGCACCGGATCGATACGCAGGCGGCCTTTAGGCGTCTGCATTTGCGTGCGCGCAACTGCCTGCGGCGTAGGCATGGTAAAGCCTGCGTAGTCCTGGCGGTCCGGCTCCTCGGCTGGCATGTCAGGTTCAGCGTGCGGCGCTTCCGGCAGCGGCTCCTCTGCAAACAGCGGCGAGTTGGCCAGCGGATCGGCATCGTCAGGCGTCTGGACCAGCGGCGCTACGGTTTCAGGCTTTGACGTAAACTCAGGCTCAGGCTGCTGCTCAGGTGCAGCGGTCAGCGGTGCACCGCCCATCAGCCCCAGAGGATCGTTATCTTCAGCGGGTGCTGCCTCTTTCGGCAGCGGATCGTCTTTGGGCGACAGATCGTCTTTAGAAGAGAGATCGTCGGGATGGGTAAGCGGTGCGCCTCCCATCAGCCCAAGCGGATCGTCATTACGCGCTGCGGGTGCGCTGGCAGAGCCGCCGAACAGCGCCAGCGGATCAAGCTCGTCCTTCGGCTCCTCTTTTGGCAGCGAAGGCTCGCTCTCTTTTGGCGGCACCAGCGTGCTGGGCGTAGCGTCATTGAAGATGCTGTCGCTTTTAAACAGCGCCTCGTCGCTAAACAGCGAGTCGGTATTAACGTTTTTACGCTCTAGCTGGGGATCGCTATTCTGGAACATCGCCAGCGGATCCTCGGCGTTGCGTTCCGGCTCTTTGGGCTGTGAGAACGGATCGTGAGATTCAGCAGGCTGCGGTTTGGCGCGGCTGCTTGAGATGCTGTCGGAGATAGAGAACTCCTGCATCAGGCTGT
Above is a genomic segment from Enterobacter sp. C2 containing:
- a CDS encoding protein phosphatase 2C domain-containing protein; protein product: MNIATASLSRQGTRASNQDQTGENIGERAACFVVCDGIAGLPGGDVAAELARNSIISRFDGDKHLNAQEIPDYIQQANRAILSEQQAVQDYRRMGTTLVSLFIDRDYKLAYWAHAGDSRLYLFRRGWLSHVTTDHSLIQQMKDAGHQTDNINSNLLYLALGIENGGPEASYSDVVPVEDGDVFLLCTDGFWHGVSEEQMKQSLHMVNTPQEWLTLMQQLIQKNSESEGSAQDNYTAVAVWMGNPQDTTLLHTLSDAAQFFPVLD
- a CDS encoding type VI secretion system accessory protein TagJ, translating into MNTLYQHLGDESINDALLRLETEIKSRPADADLRAAFVQFLALSGNWTRAITQLKSWLAMKPQAKPTVTLLEQAMQGELQRAQVLAGLARPSMPDTQWPWLATLASALAETGERARTLCLEALEQAEASAGVLTFENEETQDFAWLMDGDARLGPVCETILNGRYFWLPFSAIEEIRFQAPASVTDLVWRHALVRLTDGTEQVCQLPARYPFEPEAADAVKLGRATEWLPLDDDGVLYQGLGQKAWLSEQSESPLLSLSLITFTAGSEHE
- the tagH gene encoding type VI secretion system-associated FHA domain protein TagH → MRFTIISTKPGHQPPTSSFEFYAPGGTIGRGTDNNLVLPDNDRTISRLQAIVHVDAQGECHITNRGSVTRVALNDIPLERGRQVELQDGDILGIDDYRIEVTSLQQQAAPVSRPAAVITPPPPKPAAAPAPASKPASDAAQADAAPTAVPTEIWDSLMQEFSISDSISSSRAKPQPAESHDPFSQPKEPERNAEDPLAMFQNSDPQLERKNVNTDSLFSDEALFKSDSIFNDATPSTLVPPKESEPSLPKEEPKDELDPLALFGGSASAPAARNDDPLGLMGGAPLTHPDDLSSKDDLSPKDDPLPKEAAPAEDNDPLGLMGGAPLTAAPEQQPEPEFTSKPETVAPLVQTPDDADPLANSPLFAEEPLPEAPHAEPDMPAEEPDRQDYAGFTMPTPQAVARTQMQTPKGRLRIDPVQNAASASSSQPARGDVLQGELLEALLEGMGLGDMQPTPQFDRENMRQLGQMLSMFSQGTVALLSSRSILKRGVKADMTMVLDDANNPFKLLPSGKTVLMQMFGTRMPGFMPPKKSVRDALIDLQAHQLGMISGIRAIIAAMLQSFNPEQLEEQAKLDGVTSRLSLPGSRKAALWDYFVRSYGQTAGEIEDDFHTLFGEAFLHAYDMEVNQYKDSQSGSEEE